In Tenacibaculum pacificus, a single window of DNA contains:
- a CDS encoding PorP/SprF family type IX secretion system membrane protein — protein sequence MRENKTAITAIVRNSNVDFEDNPRLHVATYSGKMRESVGAGFALYQQEVGVFKDFGAIANYAQRLQLNQNMDLTFGFNFLYSRRSANGLKENTLIPDPQVANFQDIPIVMLQPAVTLSFGKFDVGVFFENLVDFNLKSSEMATSFGDKTFSAHAMYSHEFTYASGIFEAADLRTLVIGRKAGEEGFGGAGSVILDLPKAGWVKAGYDNVYGISAGLGVNISDKLAIGFSYEKSKFSATNEVGLIYIIDKKSYKRERPKRRTGKVKITLPKRATKKKPVYKDEEHNDLSDEVQRAQDSIDILNKKVDNILRLLNNKPVLKIRKTTPVKVFTPIEIKGDEKDTSLKGGQQLLGVKAQLKNLVVAVVVLCIMWFQIDIPIKKM from the coding sequence TTGAGAGAAAATAAAACAGCAATAACAGCTATTGTTCGTAATAGTAATGTTGATTTTGAAGATAATCCAAGATTACATGTAGCAACATACTCAGGGAAAATGCGTGAAAGTGTTGGTGCAGGTTTTGCTCTTTATCAACAAGAGGTTGGAGTTTTTAAAGATTTTGGTGCTATTGCTAATTATGCTCAGCGATTACAGTTAAATCAAAATATGGATTTAACTTTTGGATTTAATTTCTTATACAGTAGAAGAAGCGCTAATGGATTAAAAGAAAACACTCTTATTCCAGACCCGCAGGTTGCAAATTTTCAAGATATACCTATTGTAATGTTACAACCGGCAGTTACTTTGTCATTTGGTAAGTTTGATGTTGGAGTGTTTTTTGAGAATCTAGTAGATTTTAATTTAAAAAGTAGCGAAATGGCTACTTCTTTTGGTGATAAAACTTTTTCAGCTCATGCGATGTATTCTCATGAGTTTACCTATGCTTCAGGTATTTTTGAAGCCGCTGATTTAAGAACATTAGTTATTGGTCGAAAAGCTGGTGAAGAAGGTTTTGGAGGGGCAGGTAGTGTTATATTAGATTTACCTAAAGCTGGTTGGGTAAAAGCTGGTTATGATAATGTATACGGGATTTCAGCAGGTTTAGGTGTGAATATTTCTGATAAACTAGCTATTGGATTTAGTTATGAGAAAAGTAAATTTTCAGCAACAAATGAAGTTGGTTTGATTTATATCATTGATAAAAAATCTTATAAAAGAGAAAGACCAAAAAGAAGAACAGGTAAAGTAAAAATTACACTTCCAAAAAGAGCTACTAAAAAGAAACCAGTATATAAAGATGAAGAACATAATGATTTATCTGATGAAGTGCAAAGAGCTCAAGATTCAATAGATATATTAAATAAAAAAGTAGACAATATATTACGTTTGTTAAATAACAAACCTGTATTAAAAATAAGAAAGACAACACCTGTAAAAGTATTTACACCTATAGAAATTAAAGGTGATGAAAAAGATACTTCTTTAAAAGGAGGTCAACAGCTCCTTGGCGTGAAAGCACAATTGAAAAACCTAGTGGTGGCGGTGGTGGTACTATGTATTATGTGGTTTCAGATAGATATACCAATAAAGAAAATGTAG
- a CDS encoding T9SS type B sorting domain-containing protein: MKTINKSIKILLGMFLFFVTTIVLSQEILQPVLEVPIACGDSPTKSFKVSFATTGVFPSDNEFTIELSDGNGIWDAPINLGTITTANSLLNFDSTFILPDDTFGSNYKIRLVASSPVKTSLDSEPFKAYKMFTGFLVLNDFKHVFLCDGDSADLTLNTTEKGEYEWYRNGVLFTTTIDPVLSVSKGGTYQVKIDYSGCSFVNSTTVDVNILSEEDKQIKGASVIQICGEELHTFEANVVNTSYTYNWYLNTVLVHSSNTSTYTTPSTGQLGSYYLEIDTGTCLTNSNEVELTQESTPTLTITDETPLFYPLLPGEAVDLSVTVTGSTTYTVQWYKDGNKLFGINETTLNVNQSGDYVIDIIESAVDGCAVIQPSKTMSLLAIKSFEPIIVTSDTYESCNATSVDLRVQKVNVITEDDNVYVLTTEQLNMLSYQWTFNDVPISDATNNELTLSSYTENGFYKMEISIGAFKDVYSNELDIKLTEEEPLITSLPSSNSLCPGGSIIYTISDLVAGYTYEWFKDADTVPVATNVTDFEVLEVGTYLLKMTGFGCEKIIETIDVVLFDASAIVVTPSEKVVLVEGEIETITASGAESYLWYEGESASGMPLATSETLDVSEIGFYTVVATVGSCGVEKVIEVIEQDDQVVVPNVVTPNGDAINDTWKISNKYAFQPTVVIELYNSNGKEILKTSNYQNDWPLESLGSQRVFYYKIIKEEVLIKAGTISVLD, from the coding sequence ATGAAAACAATAAATAAAAGCATAAAAATACTTTTAGGGATGTTCTTGTTTTTTGTGACAACTATAGTGTTGTCTCAAGAGATATTACAGCCCGTGTTAGAAGTGCCTATTGCTTGTGGTGATAGTCCAACTAAATCTTTTAAAGTTTCTTTTGCTACAACAGGAGTATTTCCTTCGGATAATGAATTTACAATAGAATTATCTGATGGTAATGGTATTTGGGATGCACCAATTAATTTAGGTACAATAACAACTGCTAATTCTTTATTAAATTTTGATAGCACTTTTATATTGCCGGATGATACTTTTGGGTCAAATTATAAAATAAGATTAGTAGCTAGTTCTCCTGTAAAAACTAGTCTAGATTCTGAACCTTTTAAAGCATATAAAATGTTTACTGGGTTTTTAGTTCTTAATGATTTTAAACACGTTTTTTTATGTGATGGAGATTCTGCCGATTTAACCTTAAATACAACTGAAAAAGGAGAGTATGAATGGTATAGAAATGGTGTCCTATTTACAACAACAATAGATCCTGTTTTAAGCGTGTCGAAAGGAGGTACCTATCAAGTTAAAATTGATTATAGTGGGTGTAGTTTTGTGAATTCAACAACAGTAGATGTTAATATTTTAAGCGAAGAAGATAAGCAAATAAAAGGAGCTTCTGTCATTCAAATATGTGGAGAAGAATTACATACTTTTGAAGCTAATGTTGTTAACACTTCTTATACTTATAATTGGTATCTTAATACTGTGTTAGTACACTCTTCAAATACATCAACATACACAACCCCATCAACAGGGCAATTAGGAAGCTATTATTTAGAAATTGATACAGGTACTTGTTTAACAAACTCAAACGAGGTGGAATTAACACAAGAAAGTACACCAACTCTTACTATAACAGATGAAACACCTTTGTTCTATCCTTTGCTACCTGGTGAAGCTGTCGATTTATCTGTTACTGTGACAGGTTCTACTACTTACACTGTTCAATGGTACAAGGATGGGAATAAACTCTTTGGTATTAATGAAACTACATTAAATGTAAATCAATCAGGTGATTACGTTATAGATATTATAGAGTCTGCTGTTGATGGATGTGCTGTAATACAGCCTTCAAAAACAATGAGTTTATTAGCTATTAAGTCATTCGAACCAATTATTGTTACTAGTGATACTTATGAATCATGTAATGCTACAAGTGTTGATTTAAGAGTGCAAAAGGTTAATGTTATTACTGAAGATGATAATGTATATGTTTTAACAACAGAGCAGTTAAACATGTTATCTTATCAATGGACTTTTAATGATGTACCTATTTCTGATGCTACAAATAATGAGTTAACTCTTAGTTCGTATACAGAAAATGGTTTTTATAAGATGGAAATTAGTATAGGAGCTTTTAAAGATGTATATTCCAATGAATTAGATATTAAGTTGACTGAGGAAGAACCTTTAATAACCTCACTTCCTTCATCAAATTCACTGTGTCCAGGAGGTAGTATTATTTATACAATAAGTGATTTAGTAGCTGGTTATACATATGAATGGTTTAAGGATGCGGATACCGTACCTGTAGCCACTAATGTTACTGATTTTGAAGTTTTAGAAGTTGGTACTTATCTTTTAAAGATGACTGGTTTTGGTTGTGAAAAAATAATTGAAACTATAGATGTGGTTTTATTTGATGCATCAGCTATAGTAGTAACTCCTTCAGAAAAAGTGGTGCTAGTTGAAGGAGAAATAGAAACGATAACAGCATCAGGAGCTGAATCATATTTGTGGTATGAAGGTGAAAGTGCTAGTGGAATGCCATTAGCAACAAGTGAAACCTTAGATGTGAGTGAAATAGGTTTTTATACGGTCGTAGCTACTGTAGGCTCTTGTGGTGTAGAAAAAGTTATTGAAGTAATAGAGCAAGACGATCAAGTTGTTGTGCCAAATGTTGTAACTCCTAATGGAGATGCGATTAATGATACTTGGAAGATTTCAAATAAATATGCGTTTCAACCAACAGTGGTTATAGAATTATATAATTCTAACGGAAAAGAAATATTAAAAACAAGTAATTATCAAAATGATTGGCCACTTGAAAGTTTAGGAAGTCAAAGAGTATTTTATTATAAAATAATAAAAGAAGAAGTTTTGATTAAAGCAGGAACAATATCTGTGTTAGATTAA